One Deinococcus terrestris genomic window carries:
- a CDS encoding DUF5819 family protein, with amino-acid sequence MLKKALYFMALLIFTGYFAATALFVSPANPIKTQTNVHNQIIGKYFYQDWGLFAPNPISSSVEVHLQCLSNTKVTHLINVSKGIWQRHQKNRVSPYDRIGRVLGNYGHSIISVSRQEVLASQECSNDPGSGACKRSKRLRKSAVDFATRGLTRVASGFCGDQAIATGHTFDRAQIYLSLTPVNRWSKRHDPPREAEFIDVGEHPLVAVAAPGIWR; translated from the coding sequence ATGCTCAAGAAAGCGCTTTACTTTATGGCTCTTCTAATCTTTACGGGTTACTTTGCTGCAACAGCGCTATTTGTCAGCCCAGCCAATCCTATCAAAACTCAGACCAACGTCCACAATCAAATCATTGGTAAATATTTCTACCAAGATTGGGGTCTATTCGCCCCCAATCCAATCTCCTCAAGTGTAGAAGTGCACTTACAGTGCCTATCAAACACAAAAGTTACACACTTAATCAACGTCTCCAAGGGCATATGGCAGCGCCATCAGAAAAACCGCGTTTCTCCCTATGACCGCATTGGACGCGTTCTTGGGAACTACGGGCACAGCATCATCAGTGTGAGCCGTCAGGAGGTCCTTGCAAGCCAGGAATGCAGCAATGACCCAGGTTCCGGAGCTTGCAAGCGCTCCAAACGGCTCAGAAAGAGTGCCGTCGATTTCGCCACACGCGGACTGACCCGCGTGGCCAGTGGGTTCTGCGGTGACCAGGCTATTGCAACTGGCCACACCTTCGACCGCGCTCAGATCTACTTGTCCTTGACCCCTGTGAACCGTTGGTCGAAACGTCACGACCCTCCCAGGGAAGCAGAGTTCATTGACGTGGGCGAACACCCGCTGGTGGCCGTGGCTGCGCCAGGTATTTGGAGGTAA